A window from Argopecten irradians isolate NY chromosome 3, Ai_NY, whole genome shotgun sequence encodes these proteins:
- the LOC138318621 gene encoding cell division control protein 42 homolog — translation MVMSVYESGVQCTLVGDGMVGKTCLARSFADRTFPVNYVATVMDKYSGTTYVDGNKYGITLTDMAGEHDDLATSTYKETDVFIICYSVVDRDSLDSVRDFWAPEIRNIAKKRPVILVATQTDLRKPAKSQHVSKKEGEALAKFIKADGFLESSAFAKEGVSAVFKTVVQSSLRFNKKKCNIMKRVFNR, via the exons ATGGTGATGTCTGTTTATGAATCCGGAGTCCAATGTACCCTAGTTGGGGACGGGATGGTCGGGAAAACGTGCCTTGCACGCTCATTTGCTGACCGGACATTTCCGGTCAATTATGTGGCTACCGTGATGGACAAATACAGTGGTACCACGTATGTGGACGGAAACAAGTATGGGATTACACTGACCGATATGGCCGGAGAG CATGATGACCTGGCTACCAGTACGTACAAAGAGACTGATGTTTTCATCATCTGCTACAGTGTTGTGGACAGGGACTCACTGGACAGTGTCCGCGACTTCTGGGCCCCAGAAATCCGCAACATTGCCAAAAAACGACCGGTCATTCTCGTGGCCACCCAGACCGATCTCCGCAAGCCAGCAAAGTCTCAGCATGTCAGTAAGAAGGAAGGAGAAGCCCTGGCCAAATTCATCAAAGCTGACGGGTTCCTAGAGAGCTCAGCCTTCGCCAAAGAAGGGGTTTCTGCTGTGTTCAAAACTGTCGTTCAGTCAAGCCTCCGCTTCAACAAGAAGAAGTGTAACATTATGAAACGCGTGTTCAACAGGTGA
- the LOC138318622 gene encoding uncharacterized protein has product MVTSSPSETRCIQCTLVGDMAIGKTSIIKAYTDRTNCKPPPGTVFDNYAGTSKYIDQEFTVSVFDCSSKPDHASIRLFAYKDSDVFVLCYSVMDRDSFYHIKSKWLPEITSIMGKRVKLVLVATQTDLRDSIDLDQDIPVSKTEGHDLADDIGAFSFIECSSSDQDCVHCIFEDVVQCSLKQKKKKHSIVQRIFGTK; this is encoded by the exons ATGGTCACTAGTAGTCCAAGTGAGACcagatgtatacaatgtacattagtGGGCGATATGGCTATCGGGAAAACGTCTATTATAAAGGCTTATACTGACAGGACAAACTGTAAGCCTCCGCCCGGTACAGTCTTCGATAATTATGCAG GTACTTCAAAATATATCGATCAAGAATTCactgtcagtgtgtttgactgTTCAAGCAAG CCTGACCATGCCAGTATCCGGTTATTTGCGTACAAAGATAGCGACGTATTCGTTCTGTGTTATAGTGTAATGGACAGAGACTCATTCTATCACATCAAATCAAAATGGCTACCGGAAATAACAAGCATTATGGGAAAACGCGTGAAATTAGTGTTGGTTGCAACGCAGACAGACTTACGTGACTCCATCGATCTAGATCAGGACATTCCAGTCAGTAAGACAGAAGGACATGATTTGGCCGACGATATTGGTGCTTTTAGTTTTATCGAGTGCTCATCCTCAGATCAGGATTGCGTTCATTGTATATTCGAGGATGTTGTGCAATGTTCACTGaaacaaaagaagaaaaaacacaGTATTGTTCAGCGGATTTTTGGAACAAAGTAG